Proteins encoded together in one Ictidomys tridecemlineatus isolate mIctTri1 chromosome 3, mIctTri1.hap1, whole genome shotgun sequence window:
- the Amotl2 gene encoding angiomotin-like protein 2 isoform X2, producing MRTLEDSSGTVLHRLIQEQLRYGNLAETRTLLAIQQQALRGGAAAGGSLEILAPEDNQGLQQATRQEPQGQEHQGGETHLAENTFYRLCSQPSKGEELPTYEEAKAHSQYYAAQQAGSRPQVGDRDPRGAPGGTRRQDEALRELRHGHVRSLSERLLQLSLERNGARVPSHMSSSHSFPQLARSQQGPPPRGSPAEGPEPRGPPPQYPHVVLAHETTAVTDPRYRARNSPHFQHAEVRILQAQVPPVFLQQQQQQYQYLQQPQEHSPPPPPHPAALGHGPLGSANPPGVGGPASAQASTATSGSAHLAQMEALLRENARLQRDNEKLQRELESSAEKAGRIEKLESEIQQLSEAHESLTRASSKREALEKTMRNKMDSEMRRLQDFNRDLRGYEQQQEQEKLEREMALLRGAIEDQRRRAELLEQALGNAQGRAARAEEELRKKQAYVEKVERLQQALGQLQAACEKREQLELRLRTRLEQELKALRAQQRQTGTHSSGGSSGGSPELSALRLSEQLREKEEQILALEADMTKWEQKYLEERAMRQFAMDAAATAAAQRDTTLIRHSPQPSPSSSFNEGLLAGGHRHQEMESRLKVLHAQILEKDAVIKVLQQRSRKDPGKAPQGSLRPAKSVPSIFVAAAAGTQGWQGLSSSERQADAPTQMTIDRAPSEETAATASLPAHTKHGSRDGSTQTDGLPDSTSTCLAPEPDGLLGCSSGQKATSLDSIATSRVQDLSDMVEILI from the exons ATGAGGACCCTGGAAGATTCCTCAGGGACAGTCCTGCACCGCCTCATCCAGGAGCAGCTGCGCTACGGCAACCTGGCGGAGACACGCACGCTGCTGGCCATCCAACAGCAGGCCCTGCGGGGTGGGGCCGCAGCTGGGGGCTCCCTGGAGATTTTGGCACCTGAGGACAATCAAGGGCTCCAGCAGGCCACTAGGCAAGAGCCCCAGGGCCAGGAGCACCAGGGTGGTGAGACCCACCTGGCAGAGAACACCTTCTACCGGCTGTGCTCACAGCCCAGCAAGGGCGAAGAGCTGCCCACCTATGAGGAGGCCAAAGCCCACTCTCAGTACTATGCAGCCCAGCAGGCGGGGTCTCGCCCGCAGGTCGGGGACCGGGATCCTCGCGGGGCCCCAGGAGGCACCCGGCGGCAGGATGAAGCTCTGCGGGAGCTGCGGCATGGGCACGTGCGCTCCCTGAGTGAAAGGCTCCTGCAGCTGTCCCTGGAGAGAAACGGAGCCCGGGTTCCCAGCCACATGAGCTCCTCCCACAGCTTCCCACAGCTGGCGCGCAGCCAGCAGGGTCCCCCACCCAGGGGCTCCCCTGCTGAGGGCCCAGAGCCCCGTGGGCCCCCACCTCAGTACCCACATGTTGTACTAGCCCACGAGACCACTGCTGTCACTGACCCGAGGTATCGCGCCCGCAACAGCCCACACTTTCAGCATGCGGAAGTCAG GATCCTGCAGGCCCAGGTACCTCCCGTGTTCCtccagcagcagcaacagcagtaCCAGTAcctgcagcagccccaggagcactccccgcccccaccccctcATCCAGCCGCCCTTGGTCATGGACCCTTGGGCTCCGCCAATCCACCTGGGGTGGGAGGACCAGCGAGTGCCCAAGCCTCGACAGCCACCTCGGGCAGTGCCCACCTTGCCCAGATGGAGGCCCTGCTGAGGGAGAATGCCAGGTTACAGAGGGATAACGAGAAGCTGCAGAGGGAGCTGGAGAGCTCAGCAGAGAAGGCAGGCCGCATTGAGAAG CTGGAGAGTGAGATCCAGCAGCTCTCAGAGGCTCACGAGAGTCTGACAAGGGCCTCTTCCAAGCGTGAGGCCCTGGAGAAGACCATGAGGAACAAGATGGACAGTGAAATGAGGCGGCTACAGGATTTCAACCGTGATCTTagag GCTACGAGCAGCAACAGGAGCAAGAGAAGCTGGAGAGGGAGATGGCGCTGCTGCGCGGTGCCATCGAGGACCAGCGGCGGCGTGCAGAGCTGCTGGAACAGGCTCTGGGCAATGCTCAGGGTCGTGCAGCGCGTGCCGAGGAGGAGCTGCGCAAGAAGCAGGCGTATGTGGAGAAGGTGGAGCGGCTGCAGCAGGCGCTTGGGCAGCTGCAAGCGGCCTGCGAGAAGCGAGAGCAGCTGGAACTGCGTCTGCGGACGCGCCTGGAGCAGGAACTCAAGGCCCTGCGCGCACAGCAG AGACAGACGGGCACCCACAGTAGTGGTGGCAGCAGTGGTGGTTCCCCAGAGCTCAGTGCCCTGCGACTCTCAGAACAGCTGCGGGAGAAGGAGGAACAGATCCTGGCGCTGGAGGCCGACATGACCAAGTGGGAGCAGAAGTATTTGGAGGAACGTGCCATGAGGCAGTTTGCCATGGACGCTGCTGCCACCGCAGCTGCCCAGAGGGACACTACTCTCATCCGACACTCCCCCCAGCCCTCGCCCAGCAGTAGCTTCAATGAGGGCCTGCTCGCAGGTGGCCACAGACATCAGGAGATGGAAAGCAG GTTAAAAGTGCTCCACGCCCAGATCCTGGAGAAAGATGCAGTGATAAAGGTCCTTCAGCAGCGGTCCAGGAAAGACCCTGGCAAGGCCCCCCAGGGCTCCCTGCGGCCCGCCAAGTCAGTGCCATCTATCTTTGTGGCTGCAGCAGCAGGGACCCAGGGCTGGCAAGGGCTTTCATCAAGTGAGCGGCAAGCAGATGCCCCCACCCAGATGACTATAG ACAGGGCACCGTCGGAGGAGACAGCAGCTACAGCTTCTCTCCCTGCCCATACCAAACATGGGAGCAGAGATGGAAGCACCCAGACTGATGGCCTGCCAGACAGCACCTCTACCTGCCTGGCACCAGAGCCCGATGGCCTGCTAGGGTGCAGCAGTGGCCAGAAGGCAACCTCTCTGG ACTCCATAGCAACATCCCGAGTCCAGGATTTGTCGGACATGGTGGAGATACTGATCTGA
- the Amotl2 gene encoding angiomotin-like protein 2 isoform X1, with the protein MRTLEDSSGTVLHRLIQEQLRYGNLAETRTLLAIQQQALRGGAAAGGSLEILAPEDNQGLQQATRQEPQGQEHQGGETHLAENTFYRLCSQPSKGEELPTYEEAKAHSQYYAAQQAGSRPQVGDRDPRGAPGGTRRQDEALRELRHGHVRSLSERLLQLSLERNGARVPSHMSSSHSFPQLARSQQGPPPRGSPAEGPEPRGPPPQYPHVVLAHETTAVTDPRYRARNSPHFQHAEVRILQAQVPPVFLQQQQQQYQYLQQPQEHSPPPPPHPAALGHGPLGSANPPGVGGPASAQASTATSGSAHLAQMEALLRENARLQRDNEKLQRELESSAEKAGRIEKLESEIQQLSEAHESLTRASSKREALEKTMRNKMDSEMRRLQDFNRDLRERLESANRRLASKTQEAQAGSQDMVAKLLAQSYEQQQEQEKLEREMALLRGAIEDQRRRAELLEQALGNAQGRAARAEEELRKKQAYVEKVERLQQALGQLQAACEKREQLELRLRTRLEQELKALRAQQRQTGTHSSGGSSGGSPELSALRLSEQLREKEEQILALEADMTKWEQKYLEERAMRQFAMDAAATAAAQRDTTLIRHSPQPSPSSSFNEGLLAGGHRHQEMESRLKVLHAQILEKDAVIKVLQQRSRKDPGKAPQGSLRPAKSVPSIFVAAAAGTQGWQGLSSSERQADAPTQMTIDRAPSEETAATASLPAHTKHGSRDGSTQTDGLPDSTSTCLAPEPDGLLGCSSGQKATSLDSIATSRVQDLSDMVEILI; encoded by the exons ATGAGGACCCTGGAAGATTCCTCAGGGACAGTCCTGCACCGCCTCATCCAGGAGCAGCTGCGCTACGGCAACCTGGCGGAGACACGCACGCTGCTGGCCATCCAACAGCAGGCCCTGCGGGGTGGGGCCGCAGCTGGGGGCTCCCTGGAGATTTTGGCACCTGAGGACAATCAAGGGCTCCAGCAGGCCACTAGGCAAGAGCCCCAGGGCCAGGAGCACCAGGGTGGTGAGACCCACCTGGCAGAGAACACCTTCTACCGGCTGTGCTCACAGCCCAGCAAGGGCGAAGAGCTGCCCACCTATGAGGAGGCCAAAGCCCACTCTCAGTACTATGCAGCCCAGCAGGCGGGGTCTCGCCCGCAGGTCGGGGACCGGGATCCTCGCGGGGCCCCAGGAGGCACCCGGCGGCAGGATGAAGCTCTGCGGGAGCTGCGGCATGGGCACGTGCGCTCCCTGAGTGAAAGGCTCCTGCAGCTGTCCCTGGAGAGAAACGGAGCCCGGGTTCCCAGCCACATGAGCTCCTCCCACAGCTTCCCACAGCTGGCGCGCAGCCAGCAGGGTCCCCCACCCAGGGGCTCCCCTGCTGAGGGCCCAGAGCCCCGTGGGCCCCCACCTCAGTACCCACATGTTGTACTAGCCCACGAGACCACTGCTGTCACTGACCCGAGGTATCGCGCCCGCAACAGCCCACACTTTCAGCATGCGGAAGTCAG GATCCTGCAGGCCCAGGTACCTCCCGTGTTCCtccagcagcagcaacagcagtaCCAGTAcctgcagcagccccaggagcactccccgcccccaccccctcATCCAGCCGCCCTTGGTCATGGACCCTTGGGCTCCGCCAATCCACCTGGGGTGGGAGGACCAGCGAGTGCCCAAGCCTCGACAGCCACCTCGGGCAGTGCCCACCTTGCCCAGATGGAGGCCCTGCTGAGGGAGAATGCCAGGTTACAGAGGGATAACGAGAAGCTGCAGAGGGAGCTGGAGAGCTCAGCAGAGAAGGCAGGCCGCATTGAGAAG CTGGAGAGTGAGATCCAGCAGCTCTCAGAGGCTCACGAGAGTCTGACAAGGGCCTCTTCCAAGCGTGAGGCCCTGGAGAAGACCATGAGGAACAAGATGGACAGTGAAATGAGGCGGCTACAGGATTTCAACCGTGATCTTagag agagattggagtctgcaaaCCGCCGCCTGGCGAGCAAGACACAGGAGGCCCAAGCCGGCAGTCAGGACATGGTGGCCAAGCTGCTTGCTCAGA GCTACGAGCAGCAACAGGAGCAAGAGAAGCTGGAGAGGGAGATGGCGCTGCTGCGCGGTGCCATCGAGGACCAGCGGCGGCGTGCAGAGCTGCTGGAACAGGCTCTGGGCAATGCTCAGGGTCGTGCAGCGCGTGCCGAGGAGGAGCTGCGCAAGAAGCAGGCGTATGTGGAGAAGGTGGAGCGGCTGCAGCAGGCGCTTGGGCAGCTGCAAGCGGCCTGCGAGAAGCGAGAGCAGCTGGAACTGCGTCTGCGGACGCGCCTGGAGCAGGAACTCAAGGCCCTGCGCGCACAGCAG AGACAGACGGGCACCCACAGTAGTGGTGGCAGCAGTGGTGGTTCCCCAGAGCTCAGTGCCCTGCGACTCTCAGAACAGCTGCGGGAGAAGGAGGAACAGATCCTGGCGCTGGAGGCCGACATGACCAAGTGGGAGCAGAAGTATTTGGAGGAACGTGCCATGAGGCAGTTTGCCATGGACGCTGCTGCCACCGCAGCTGCCCAGAGGGACACTACTCTCATCCGACACTCCCCCCAGCCCTCGCCCAGCAGTAGCTTCAATGAGGGCCTGCTCGCAGGTGGCCACAGACATCAGGAGATGGAAAGCAG GTTAAAAGTGCTCCACGCCCAGATCCTGGAGAAAGATGCAGTGATAAAGGTCCTTCAGCAGCGGTCCAGGAAAGACCCTGGCAAGGCCCCCCAGGGCTCCCTGCGGCCCGCCAAGTCAGTGCCATCTATCTTTGTGGCTGCAGCAGCAGGGACCCAGGGCTGGCAAGGGCTTTCATCAAGTGAGCGGCAAGCAGATGCCCCCACCCAGATGACTATAG ACAGGGCACCGTCGGAGGAGACAGCAGCTACAGCTTCTCTCCCTGCCCATACCAAACATGGGAGCAGAGATGGAAGCACCCAGACTGATGGCCTGCCAGACAGCACCTCTACCTGCCTGGCACCAGAGCCCGATGGCCTGCTAGGGTGCAGCAGTGGCCAGAAGGCAACCTCTCTGG ACTCCATAGCAACATCCCGAGTCCAGGATTTGTCGGACATGGTGGAGATACTGATCTGA